CTCATCGGCACGCACAGTTTTGAGAGGTGGGCAACGGACTCGGTTTCTATGGACACTCTGAGTCAACCGTAGACTCCCCCGGGGGCATTTCATTGAGAAAGTCGATCGGCCACCCGCTCGCAAACTGCATCCACACCGACTGCAGCCTCTTGGGCTCTGCAGACGTATCGCTCGCCAGAAACCGCAGCGAGTCGTACAAGCTCGGCACAACGTTCAGCGAAATGTACCCGTCTCCGGGCCGCGGCCGGTAGCCGCCCGACGAAGGGCTCtcctcatccgccgccgtcgcccctgGTCCGGACGAGCCCGTCagttcgtcgccgccaagcagTATGGTGTCGTCCACTTCGCCCAGGTATGCCGCGCGGTACATGGCCCGCATGGCCCTGAACGTGTTCATCCActgccgcgcggcgcgccaaTGCACGCCCCAGAGGTTCATGATGTCTAGAACGAGGTTGAAGAAGGCCTCCGCCTTCTCGATGGTGGCTGCATCCGCGTATAGCGGGTCGTTGGAGTACTGCAGCCAGAGCAGCGTGTTGGCTACAGAAAAGAGCGACGCGGCGACCCAGACGGACTGAAGATCTGACCTTgccctggcgctgctgccatAGAGATACGacgccatggtcgccgtggccaaggCATTGCTGACGCACGTGGCTATCAGCTCGGGCTCGCGGTGCAATAGAGACCAGCCTGCCGCgtcaacggcatcgacgaggatAGACGATCCGTCGAGCTGGGGCAGATAGGCCTGGTGTGCCACGCAAAAGGCGCTGCGCGTGAGGAAGTGGATGGCGACAAAGGccttgccctggccgagCGCAGCATGATTTGCGTAATTTTGCTCTGACCAGGTCAAACTCGGGGGCAGCGCGTCCACCCAGATCTTCATGGCGTCATGGCTCTGGTGGAAAGTGCTTAGGGGATCCGTCGGCTGCGCCTTGTCTACAAAGCGGTGGTTGCACACGTTCATGTCGACGATATCACCGTACAGACATACCGTCTTGATCAAGTACGGCAGAATGCCAATTTCGGAGGGAAAGCCAGCGAAGGACCCGATTGTCGCGACGGTGATGCCCCTCGTCGGCTCCTGATACGCCAACGAGGCATCGGTGCCGGGCAGAGCGCAGGCAATGTTGATGGCTGCCAGGGTGGGCGGTTTGGTTAGGAAAAAGGCCAGTAGCTTGTCCATGAACAGGCATGCCCAAAAGGTCCGGCGGCGAATCTCCTGCTCCTTGAGGGTGTGACTTTGATGGTACTCCTTGTTGAGACGCATGATCTGCGCCATGCGGATGGCCGTGCCAGCGTACATCCAATGGCTTGAGCCCTCATTGTTGATAAACTCGGAAAGGGCCAATACGAGATTGCCCTGGATGTTGGCAACTGCAGGCAAAAAGTGTCAATACATGCTCGGACGCGGCGATGCCGGAGCCATGCAGGGAGGCTACATGTAGGCGGTGGGGGCAAGGGGAACCGTACCAGACGGGTCATCcgatgatgccctcgccAGAGCGCGCGCAAGCGGCGTGTAGGTCTTGCACACATCCAGACCCGAGGCCAAGCCGAAGAAGTCATGTGTCTCGTCGGCAGTCAGATACCGAGAGGAGAGACACAGCATCGCCGCAGACAGGAACGGCGAGTCCACTACATCTCCATCCAGATCCGGCC
This sequence is a window from Purpureocillium takamizusanense chromosome 8, complete sequence. Protein-coding genes within it:
- a CDS encoding uncharacterized protein (TransMembrane:3 (o417-436i448-465o485-503i)~COG:B~EggNog:ENOG503P9YV), which gives rise to MAMDGRNSAKATRRRTPQACNTCRRRKTKCDGVRPRCRHCTNRGIACHWPSPGIEPLLLSSPDGSSDRAAANYLLAAEPAVLGLRLPEKRVLRRCFEIFFEYHFADNFCSFLYRPDLDGDVVDSPFLSAAMLCLSSRYLTADETHDFFGLASGLDVCKTYTPLARALARASSDDPSVANIQGNLVLALSEFINNEGSSHWMYAGTAIRMAQIMRLNKEYHQSHTLKEQEIRRRTFWACLFMDKLLAFFLTKPPTLAAINIACALPGTDASLAYQEPTRGITVATIGSFAGFPSEIGILPYLIKTVCLYGDIVDMNVCNHRFVDKAQPTDPLSTFHQSHDAMKIWVDALPPSLTWSEQNYANHAALGQGKAFVAIHFLTRSAFCVAHQAYLPQLDGSSILVDAVDAAGWSLLHREPELIATCVSNALATATMASYLYGSSARARSDLQSVWVAASLFSVANTLLWLQYSNDPLYADAATIEKAEAFFNLVLDIMNLWGVHWRAARQWMNTFRAMRAMYRAAYLGEVDDTILLGGDELTGSSGPGATAADEESPSSGGYRPRPGDGYISLNVVPSLYDSLRFLASDTSAEPKRLQSVWMQFASGWPIDFLNEMPPGESTVDSECP